The proteins below are encoded in one region of Pantoea sp. At-9b:
- a CDS encoding glucose/quinate/shikimate family membrane-bound PQQ-dependent dehydrogenase, with protein sequence MSRASRILNLLTLLFSVVCAAWLLIGGVWLLSLGGSAYYLISGLAMAAFSWLLLKRKRTALYLYAAILFFTAIWAWHEAGSDYWTLVPRLDIWVLLGIWLILPFSYRQFPVSNKKPLGAMLVALLVNVVLLAGSALHDPQEINGELPLTDHAPATSTVPAEDWSAYGRTQEGVRYSPLQQINEHNVKDLQVAWQFETGDHKTANDPGEITNEVTPLKVGNMLYLCTPHQILIALDAASGKEKWRFDPQLKSDPTFQHITCRGVSYHEMPTVAAENASQPAICARRIFLPVDDGRLFALDAQSGERCQSFANNGELNLQHQQPNAYPGGYEPTSPPIVTDNVVIVAGSVTDNLSTREPSGVIRGFDINSGKLVWAFDPGAKDPNALPADGETFTANSPNSWAPAAYDAKRDIIYLPMGVSTPDIWGGNRTAEQERFASGLLALHASTGKLAWFYQTVHHDLWDMDLPSQPTLADITDKQGNSVPVVYVPAKTGNIFVLNRETGKPVVPAPETPVPQGPAQGDHLNPTQPFSELTFRPQQKLQGKDMWGATMFDQLVCRVMFHRLRYEGPFTPPSEQGTLVFPGDFGMFEWGGIAVDTDRQIALANPMAMPFISKLIPRGPGNPIEPGADGAAGSGSESGVQHMYGVPYGVELNPFLSPFGLPCLQPSWGFVSAINLQNHQIVWKKRIGTVRDSAPVPLPFKMGVPMLGGPVTTAGNVFFVAGTLDNYLRAYSVRDGKLLWQARLPAGGQATPMTYAVDGKQYVVIMAGGHGSFGTKLGDYVIAYKLP encoded by the coding sequence ATGTCACGGGCTTCCCGAATTCTAAATTTGTTAACGCTACTCTTTTCAGTGGTTTGCGCTGCATGGCTGCTGATTGGTGGTGTCTGGCTGCTGTCGCTGGGCGGCAGTGCTTATTACCTCATTAGCGGTCTGGCAATGGCAGCCTTTAGCTGGCTGTTGTTGAAAAGAAAGCGCACTGCGCTTTACCTCTACGCCGCGATTCTGTTTTTTACCGCTATCTGGGCCTGGCATGAAGCCGGGAGCGATTACTGGACGCTGGTTCCGCGTCTGGATATCTGGGTGTTGCTGGGTATCTGGTTAATCCTGCCGTTCAGTTATCGCCAGTTCCCCGTGAGCAACAAGAAACCGTTAGGAGCAATGCTGGTCGCGTTGCTGGTTAACGTTGTATTGTTGGCCGGTTCCGCGCTGCACGATCCACAGGAAATCAACGGCGAGCTGCCACTGACTGATCACGCCCCGGCCACCTCTACGGTTCCGGCGGAAGACTGGTCAGCCTATGGTCGTACCCAGGAAGGGGTGCGTTACTCGCCGCTGCAACAGATCAATGAACACAACGTCAAAGACCTTCAGGTGGCGTGGCAGTTCGAAACGGGTGACCACAAAACGGCGAACGACCCGGGCGAGATCACCAATGAAGTGACCCCGCTAAAAGTCGGCAACATGCTGTACCTGTGCACACCGCACCAAATCCTGATTGCCCTCGATGCTGCCAGCGGTAAAGAGAAGTGGCGTTTTGATCCACAGTTAAAATCAGACCCAACTTTCCAGCACATCACCTGCCGTGGCGTGTCTTACCACGAGATGCCGACAGTTGCTGCGGAGAATGCCAGCCAGCCTGCCATTTGTGCCCGTCGTATCTTCCTGCCGGTTGATGATGGCCGTCTGTTCGCACTGGATGCACAGAGCGGTGAACGTTGCCAGAGCTTTGCCAATAACGGCGAACTGAATCTGCAACATCAGCAGCCAAACGCCTATCCGGGCGGCTATGAGCCGACATCTCCGCCGATCGTTACCGATAATGTGGTTATTGTCGCCGGTTCGGTCACCGATAACCTCTCCACCCGTGAACCTTCCGGTGTGATCCGTGGATTCGATATCAATAGCGGCAAATTGGTATGGGCTTTTGATCCCGGTGCTAAAGATCCGAATGCATTGCCTGCCGACGGTGAAACCTTTACGGCCAACTCGCCGAACTCCTGGGCTCCGGCCGCTTATGATGCCAAACGTGACATCATCTATCTGCCGATGGGCGTGTCCACGCCGGATATCTGGGGTGGCAACCGCACTGCGGAGCAGGAACGTTTTGCCAGCGGCCTGTTAGCGCTGCATGCATCAACCGGTAAACTCGCCTGGTTCTATCAGACGGTGCACCACGATCTGTGGGATATGGATCTGCCGTCACAACCGACGCTGGCAGATATCACCGATAAACAAGGTAACAGCGTGCCGGTGGTGTACGTTCCGGCGAAAACCGGCAACATCTTCGTCCTGAACCGTGAAACCGGTAAACCGGTAGTACCGGCCCCGGAAACCCCGGTGCCGCAAGGCCCGGCGCAGGGTGACCATCTGAACCCGACCCAGCCGTTCTCGGAACTGACCTTCCGTCCGCAGCAGAAGTTGCAAGGCAAGGATATGTGGGGCGCGACCATGTTTGACCAACTGGTGTGCCGCGTCATGTTCCATCGTCTGCGTTATGAAGGCCCGTTCACTCCGCCGTCTGAGCAGGGCACGCTGGTGTTCCCGGGTGATTTTGGCATGTTTGAATGGGGTGGCATTGCGGTGGATACCGATCGTCAGATCGCGCTTGCCAACCCGATGGCGATGCCGTTCATCTCCAAACTGATCCCGCGTGGACCGGGTAACCCGATCGAACCCGGTGCGGACGGCGCTGCCGGTTCCGGTTCTGAGTCGGGCGTGCAGCATATGTATGGCGTGCCTTATGGTGTGGAGCTTAATCCGTTCCTGTCACCGTTCGGTCTGCCTTGCCTGCAACCGTCATGGGGCTTCGTTTCGGCGATCAATCTGCAAAATCACCAGATTGTCTGGAAAAAACGTATCGGTACGGTACGTGACAGCGCTCCGGTACCGCTGCCATTCAAAATGGGGGTACCGATGTTAGGTGGCCCGGTAACCACCGCAGGCAATGTGTTCTTTGTCGCGGGTACGCTGGATAACTACCTGCGTGCTTACAGCGTGCGTGATGGCAAATTGCTCTGGCAGGCGCGTTTGCCCGCCGGTGGTCAAGCCACGCCAATGACCTATGCTGTCGATGGTAAGCAATACGTAGTGATTATGGCGGGCGGGCATGGCTCGTTTGGCACCAAACTGGGTGATTATGTGATTGCCTATAAACTGCCGTAA
- a CDS encoding pyrroline-5-carboxylate reductase: MSHIHFFGAGQMAEAIIRAALQRHTIAAGEVTLSDIDPARIALLRQRYHLNDDLSESAALSAAQYIVLGVRPQDDLAAVAAIINQYASPNATVISIIAGVTLEKLAALLGDTRPIARIIPNTLTDTGLGFSGVAFNPHVERAPLLPFLESFGKVMLLEERLIDAFTAFAVAGINYVYYFIESLADAGVLAGLTRTQSTQAVYENLIGAVEMLKLKQCHPRQLMDINNSPGGVGINGIYELNKSDFAAGLQQSVLAALRRTTELSGN; the protein is encoded by the coding sequence ATGAGCCACATTCATTTTTTCGGTGCCGGACAGATGGCTGAGGCAATTATTCGTGCTGCGTTACAACGTCACACTATCGCTGCCGGAGAGGTCACGCTATCAGACATCGATCCTGCGCGGATCGCCTTGCTGCGCCAACGCTATCATCTGAATGATGACTTATCAGAAAGCGCGGCACTGAGTGCGGCGCAGTATATCGTTCTGGGAGTGCGTCCCCAGGATGATCTGGCAGCGGTAGCGGCGATCATTAACCAATATGCCTCCCCCAATGCCACCGTGATCTCGATTATCGCCGGGGTGACGCTGGAGAAGTTAGCTGCCCTGCTGGGGGATACCCGCCCAATCGCCCGCATCATTCCGAATACGCTGACCGACACCGGACTGGGATTCAGTGGTGTGGCGTTTAACCCACACGTTGAACGCGCCCCGCTGCTGCCGTTTCTGGAGAGTTTCGGTAAGGTGATGCTGTTGGAGGAACGGCTGATCGATGCCTTTACCGCGTTCGCCGTCGCCGGGATCAATTACGTTTATTACTTTATTGAATCGCTGGCAGATGCGGGAGTGCTGGCCGGATTAACCCGTACACAATCCACCCAAGCGGTGTACGAAAACCTGATCGGTGCGGTTGAAATGCTGAAGCTTAAGCAATGCCACCCGCGCCAGCTAATGGATATCAATAACTCACCCGGGGGCGTGGGTATCAACGGGATCTATGAATTGAACAAGAGTGATTTTGCCGCCGGATTGCAGCAAAGCGTACTCGCCGCGCTGCGCCGCACGACTGAGTTATCGGGCAATTAA